The following coding sequences lie in one Oncorhynchus nerka isolate Pitt River linkage group LG14, Oner_Uvic_2.0, whole genome shotgun sequence genomic window:
- the LOC115120816 gene encoding ataxin-1-like, giving the protein MKSNQERSHGCLPPKKREILALEQRPVVVTAAAEILALEQRPVVVTAAAEILALEQRPVVVPAAAAASADTTLHTENLAWLANVASERCRSTETPSPRFHVSSSSSSSPSPSALPLSSLSTIYPTGVGLSQQSGTIQYAQLAPNLQFISSGPYTGYISSQIIQSTATSVAASTGQQRHHLDGHCYTTALISQATKVGDQQNQVQIGLPSDLAVSVGGTHFTTTHQYIQLDSSSPLTVTSPTQGHLQPLQLHTHPGVGLLPHTLTLAPSQVLVQYTDGLGVNKAEGGHTKVVQLNGELERSFGKQSCAGIKGTSYSNQNNQQVHHGYEARHILIPADYTTQDSTGLQTSLVLVANAQPNPHPHPHPTSGAEQDTVQVHPSLIHSEGGGICLRKPVSRTSSFTSLNSSEALKVSSAPHTVIQTTHHSDEHVHSLYSTTQAPIIGYIARAGNQHGVSYATLPQHLVIPDGQSLQSLLIPVNGVTTTTDLEAACSVTARTASTTASQLAPATASLPRHTYLTASLSKCEMLGSDGHHQSPAVLQAQVLPIQHIQIPSNTPANVVASPSPAPALASGPVQASPSLSSSPSPVPALAPGPVQASPSLSSSPTTLPPFFMRGSIIQLADGELKRVEDLKTEDFIQSAEISSELKIDSSTVERIDTGQTPNAVIIQFGVGEHKAQVCVEVLLEYPFFVFGQGWSSCCPDRTTQLLELSCAKLCVGDVCVSLTLRSLRGGGGSVSGRNHNSQGHEVKLRHSHNTGDITQGSNRQGNSQGNSQSNGQRDDQRDGQRDGQSNGQRDGQSNGQRDGQRDGQRDGQSMDKDFRNSLNAAGSNSVFLVQVAKTDRLNKEDRDVPRCVDQVTGSGLRPGSGPGVYGTGVGPWSTSDLHAVSGNGETIGRDNGEMREREQNSPMLPPPLKTEVGEADKEKPWGRKRRWSAPERDQTERADEEPPLTLPKPSFITQQVKLSIEGRSNVSR; this is encoded by the exons ATGAAATCCAACCAGGAGAGGAGCCACGGCTGTCTACCTCCAAAGAAGCGTGAGATCCTGGCTCTGGAGCAGAGGCCTGTGGTGGTAACAGCAGCAGCTGAGATCCTGGCTCTGGAGCAGAGGCCTGTGGTGGTAACAGCAGCAGCTGAGATCCTAGCTCTGGAGCAGAGGCCTGTGGTGGTACCAGCAGCAGCTGCAGCCTCAGCAGACACTACCTTACACACAGAGAACCTGGCTTGGCTGGCCAATGTAGCCAGCGAACGCTGCAGATCCACAGAAACTCCCAGCCCCAGGTTTCATgtctcctcgtcctcctcttcatccccctccccttctgctctccccctgtcctctctctccacgaTCTACCCCACTGGGGTGGGGCTCAGCCAACAGAGCGGGACAATCCAGTACGCCCAGCTGGCCCCTAACCTCCAGTTCATTAGCTCGGGGCCGTACACTGGCTACATCTCCTCTCAGATCATCCAGTCCACTGCCACCAGTGTAGCCGCCTCCACAGGGCAACAGCGCCACCATCTGGACGGCCACTGCTACACCACCGCCCTCATCTCCCAGGCCACCAAG GTTGGGGACCAGCAGAACCAGGTCCAGATAGGTCTGCCGTCTGACCTGGCTGTGTCCGTTGGAGGGACCCACTTCACCACTACCCACCAGTACATCCAGCTGGACAGCAGCAGCCCTCTGACCGTCACCTCCCCTACCCAGGGCCACCTCCAGCCTCTCCAGCTCCACACCCACCCTGGGGTGGGCCTCCTCCCCCACACCCTCACCCTCGCCCCCTCCCAGGTGCTGGTCCAGTATACGGATGGGTTAGGGGTCAACAAAGCTGAGGGCGGACACACCAAG gtggTGCAGCTGAATGGAGAGCTGGAGAGGAGTTTCGGTAAACAGAGCTGTGCTGGCATCAAAGGAACCTCCTACTCTAACCAGAACAATCAGCAGGTTCACCATGGATATGAAGCTCGACACATCCTCATTCCCGCAGACTACACTACCCAGGATTCCACAGGACTACAAACCTCCCTGGTGCTGGTAGCAAACGCCCAGcccaacccccacccccaccctcaccCTACCAGTGGTGCTGAGCAGGACACGGTCCAGGTCCACCCATCACTAATACACAGTGAGGGAGGAGGCATCTGTCTAAGGAAACCTGTCTCCAGAACCTCCTCTTTCACCTCCCTCAACTCCTCTGAGGCTCTGAAGGTCTCTTCTGCCCCTCACACGGTTATCCAGACCACCCACCACTCTGACGAGCATGTACACAGCCTGTACTCCACCACCCAGGCACCAATCATCGGCTACATCGCCAGGGCAGGTAACCAGCATGGCGTCAGCTACGCCACCCTGCCGCAGCACCTGGTCATCCCGGACGGccagtccctccagtccctccTGATACCCGTTAACGGAGTTACCACCACTACGGACCTCGAGGCTGCCTGCTCTGTGACCGCCAGGACGGCCAGCACCACCGCCTCTCAGCTGGCCCCAGCGACCGCATCCCTCCCCCGCCACACCTACCTCACCGCGTCCCTGTCCAAGTGTGAGATGCTGGGGTCGGACGGCCACCACCAGTCCCCTGCTGTACTCCAGGCCCAAGTACTACCCATCCAACACATCCAAATCCCGTCTAACACACCTGCTAATGTGGTGGCGTCCCCCTCCCCTGCCCCAGCCCTAGCTTCAGGACCTGTCCaggcctccccctctctctcctcttccccctcccctgtcccaGCCCTAGCTCCAGGACCTGTCCag gcctccccctctctctcctcctctccaaccacgCTCCCTCCGTTCTTCATGCGTGGCTCCATCATCCAGCTGGCGGATGGGGAGCTGAAGCGAGTGGAGGACCTGAAGACGGAGGACTTTATCCAGAGTGCTGAGATCAGCAGTGAGCTGAAGATTGACTCCAGCACAGTGGAACGCATCGACACGGGCCAGACACCCAACGCTGTCATCATACAGTTCGGTGTCGGGGAACACAAAGCACAG gtgtgtgtggaggtgctgTTAGAGTACCCGTTCTTTGTGTTCGGCCAGGGCTGGTCGTCCTGCTGCCCTGACCGGACCACTCAGCTGTTGGAGCTGAGCTGTGCCAAGCTGTGTGTTGGGGACGTGTGTGTCTCCCTGACCCTCAGGAGCCTGAGGGGTGGCGGTGGCTCTGTGTCTGGGAGGAACCACAACAGCCAGGGTCACGAGGTCAAGCTGAGGCACAGCCACAACACTGGGGACATCACACAGGGGTCTAACCGCCAGGGGAACAGTCAGGGGAATAGCCAGAGTAATGGTCAGAGAGACGATCAGAGAGACGGTCAGAGAGACGGTCAGAGTAATGGTCAGAGAGACGGTCAGAGTAATGGTCAGAGAGACGGTCAGAGAGACGGTCAGAGAGACGGTCAGAGTATGGACAAGGACTTTAGGAACAGTTTGAATGCTGCAGGCAGCAACAGTGTCTTCCTGGTGCAAGTGGCCAAAACAGACAGGTTGAATAAGGAGGACAGGGACGTCCCCCGCTGTGTGGACCAGGTGACAGGATCTGGACTGAGACCCGGATCTGGACCAGGGGTCTACGGAACTGGAGTTGGACCCTGGAGCACCTCGGATCTGCATGCTGTCTCAGGGAATGGAGAGACGATAGGGAGAGAcaatggagagatgagagagagagaacagaatagCCCCATGCTCCCTCCGCCCCTCAAGACAGAAGTGGGTGAGGCagacaaagaaaaaccctggggTCGTAAGAGGAGGTGGTCTGCTCCAGAGAGAGATCAGACAGAGAGGGCGGACGAGGAACCCCCTTTGACTCTGCCAAAACCCTCTTTTATAACTCAGCAGGTCAAACTCTCCATCGAGGGAAGGTCAAATGTTAGTCGTTGA